A genome region from Thermoanaerobacterium xylanolyticum LX-11 includes the following:
- the ftcD gene encoding glutamate formimidoyltransferase yields the protein MDKIVECIPNFSEGRDQKKVAALVAEVASVNGVKLLDYTMDKDHNRSVITFCGDVDGVKEAAFNVAKKASELIDMRYHKGQHPRVGALDVLPFVPLKNVTMDECVAIAKDVGRRIGEELKVPVYLYEEAQGNPLRRNLEDIRRGGYEGFFEKIKMPDWVPDYGPRVMNEKSGVTVVGARNFLIAFNVNLGTSNVDIAKKIAKAIRHSSGGFRYLKAMGVDLKERNVVQVSMNFTNFEKTPLYRVFEVIKNEASRYGVNIVGSELIGLIPAKALFDTAQHYLMMENFSYDKVIENRIYE from the coding sequence ATGGATAAAATCGTAGAGTGTATTCCGAATTTCAGCGAAGGTAGAGACCAAAAGAAGGTTGCAGCACTTGTGGCAGAAGTGGCATCTGTAAATGGCGTTAAATTGTTAGACTATACTATGGACAAAGACCACAATAGGTCTGTCATAACATTTTGTGGAGATGTGGATGGAGTAAAAGAAGCTGCCTTTAATGTGGCCAAAAAAGCTTCGGAATTAATCGACATGAGGTATCATAAAGGGCAGCATCCAAGAGTTGGGGCTTTAGATGTTTTGCCATTTGTGCCTCTTAAGAATGTCACTATGGATGAATGCGTAGCGATAGCAAAAGATGTAGGAAGGCGCATAGGGGAAGAGCTTAAGGTACCTGTATATCTTTATGAAGAAGCTCAGGGAAACCCATTAAGGAGAAACCTTGAGGACATAAGGAGAGGTGGATATGAAGGCTTTTTTGAAAAAATAAAAATGCCTGATTGGGTTCCTGACTACGGACCGCGTGTGATGAATGAAAAAAGCGGCGTCACTGTTGTAGGCGCAAGAAATTTTCTGATAGCTTTCAATGTAAATTTAGGTACAAGTAATGTAGACATTGCAAAGAAAATAGCGAAAGCAATAAGGCATTCTTCAGGAGGCTTCAGATACTTAAAGGCGATGGGAGTAGATTTGAAGGAGCGAAATGTTGTACAAGTTTCGATGAATTTTACAAACTTTGAGAAGACGCCACTGTATAGGGTTTTTGAAGTCATTAAAAACGAAGCGTCAAGGTATGGTGTAAATATTGTGGGCAGTGAACTTATCGGTCTTATACCTGCTAAAGCGTTGTTTGACACTGCTCAGCACTATCTGATGATGGAAAACTTTAGCTATGATAAAGTCATAGAAAATAGAATTTACGAGTAG
- a CDS encoding DUF4914 family protein codes for MENGILDYFILPDEVSDILRSGREIIIPESRRELLDLTIGGSGNDTFEVSYEVPGKGKVVEATVAKCKNGFAVNYPEPYMRRREPNCMVIADDKDTDKVRYKDRFGEDFEPLRLETFNWLKKQDLIVMPFMAGDERLGYASLVIAPKNAGFFVLALADIQGFIPKEKISENFKPCSIIFVAPPFRHTHFNGKQVVVHNRLEDMQELFSYNLYPGPSAKKGVYSVLLDVGEKEGWITAHASTVRVITPYDNIMTIMHEGASGGGKSEMTEQLPRELDGRIHFGTNIVTKEKFYMELKENSELQPVTDDMALCHPSYQDASKRLVVKDAENGWFIRLDHVTEYGSSPDLEKLCIHPKEPLLFLNIDGVPNSTCLIWEHIEDSPGKPCTNPRVIMPRGFIANTVDDAVEVDIRSFGVRTPPCTKENPSYGILGVLHVLPPSIAWLWRLVAPRGYANPSIIDTEGLSSEGVGSYWPFATGKMVRHANLILEQIQNTPATRYVLIPNQHIGAYKVGFMPQWIAREYLSRRGGAKFRPDQLTESKCPLLGYSLESLKIDGEFMPKHFLQVHLQPEVGEEAFMKGAKILTDFFKQELKKYLTPDLSKLGRDIIECCLDDGSFDDYINIL; via the coding sequence ATGGAAAATGGCATTTTAGATTACTTTATACTACCTGATGAAGTTTCTGATATTTTAAGAAGTGGAAGAGAAATAATTATTCCTGAAAGTAGAAGAGAACTATTAGATTTGACGATAGGCGGCAGCGGAAATGACACGTTTGAAGTTTCATACGAAGTACCAGGGAAAGGGAAAGTTGTGGAAGCCACTGTTGCAAAGTGTAAAAACGGCTTTGCAGTAAATTACCCTGAACCGTACATGAGGCGGCGAGAACCAAACTGCATGGTTATAGCTGATGATAAAGACACTGATAAGGTAAGGTACAAAGACAGGTTTGGTGAGGACTTTGAACCTTTAAGGCTTGAGACTTTTAATTGGTTAAAGAAGCAGGATTTGATTGTAATGCCATTTATGGCTGGTGATGAAAGATTAGGATATGCTTCGTTGGTGATCGCACCAAAAAATGCGGGCTTTTTTGTCCTTGCTCTCGCAGACATCCAAGGTTTTATACCAAAGGAAAAAATCAGTGAGAACTTTAAACCATGCTCTATCATATTTGTGGCACCTCCTTTCAGGCATACCCATTTCAATGGAAAGCAAGTAGTCGTTCATAACAGGCTTGAAGACATGCAAGAACTATTCTCTTATAACTTATATCCTGGTCCAAGTGCAAAAAAAGGTGTTTATAGTGTTCTTTTGGATGTAGGTGAAAAAGAAGGGTGGATAACAGCACATGCATCTACTGTAAGAGTTATAACGCCTTATGACAACATAATGACTATCATGCATGAAGGTGCCAGCGGTGGCGGAAAAAGTGAGATGACTGAGCAGCTTCCAAGGGAATTGGATGGAAGGATACATTTTGGCACTAACATCGTGACTAAGGAAAAATTCTACATGGAACTTAAAGAAAACAGCGAACTGCAGCCTGTTACAGATGATATGGCGTTGTGCCATCCATCATATCAAGATGCAAGCAAGAGGTTGGTTGTCAAAGACGCAGAGAATGGATGGTTTATAAGACTTGACCATGTTACAGAGTACGGTTCAAGTCCTGATCTTGAAAAATTGTGTATCCATCCCAAAGAGCCGCTTCTTTTCCTTAATATTGATGGGGTACCTAATTCTACATGCCTAATATGGGAGCACATAGAAGATAGCCCTGGTAAGCCTTGTACTAACCCAAGAGTCATAATGCCAAGGGGGTTCATTGCAAATACGGTAGATGATGCTGTAGAAGTTGATATAAGAAGCTTTGGAGTGAGAACCCCTCCGTGCACAAAAGAAAATCCTTCTTATGGTATATTAGGCGTGCTTCACGTGCTGCCACCATCTATTGCTTGGCTTTGGAGGTTAGTGGCTCCAAGAGGATACGCAAACCCCAGCATCATAGACACGGAAGGGTTAAGCAGTGAAGGTGTTGGCTCATACTGGCCATTTGCTACAGGAAAGATGGTACGACATGCAAATCTCATCTTGGAGCAAATACAGAATACTCCTGCCACAAGGTATGTATTGATACCAAATCAGCATATAGGCGCTTATAAAGTCGGATTCATGCCTCAATGGATTGCGAGAGAATATCTCTCAAGGCGCGGTGGCGCAAAATTCAGGCCTGATCAGTTGACAGAGTCAAAATGCCCTCTATTAGGGTATTCTCTGGAATCACTTAAAATAGATGGCGAATTTATGCCTAAGCATTTCTTACAAGTACACTTGCAGCCTGAAGTGGGTGAAGAAGCATTTATGAAGGGTGCAAAGATATTGACTGATTTCTTTAAACAAGAGCTTAAAAAATATTTGACGCCGGATTTGTCAAAACTGGGCAGAGATATTATAGAATGTTGCCTTGACGACGGTTCTTTTGATGACTACATTAATATTCTGTAA
- the nifJ gene encoding pyruvate:ferredoxin (flavodoxin) oxidoreductase, producing the protein MSKVMKTMDGNTAAAHVAYAFTEVAAIYPITPSSPMAEHVDEWSAHGRKNLFGQEVKVIEMQSEAGAAGAVHGSLAAGALTTTFTASQGLLLMIPNMYKIAGELLPGVFHVSARALASHALSIFGDHQDVMACRQTGFALLASGSVQEVMDLAAVAHLSAIKSRVPFLHFFDGFRTSHEYQKIEVMDYEDLRKLIDMDAVREFKKRALNPEHPVTRGTAQNPDIYFQEREASNRYYNAVPEIVEEYMKEISKITGREYKLFNYYGAPDAERIVIAMGSVTETIEETIDYLLKKGEKVGVVKVHLYRPFSFKHFMDAIPKTVKKIAVLDRTKEAGAFGEPLYEDVRAAFYESEMKPVIVGGRYGLGSKDTTPAQIVAVFDNLKSDTPKNNFTIGIVDDVTYTSLPVGEEIETTPEGTISCKFWGFGSDGTVGANKSAIQIIGDNTDMYAQAYFSYDSKKSGGVTISHLRFGKKPIRSTYLINNADFVACHKQAYVYNYDVLAGLKKGGTFLLNCTWKPEELDEKLPASMKRYIAKNNINFYIINAVDIAKELGLGARINMIMQSAFFKLANIIPIDEAVKHLKDAIVKSYGHKGEKIVNMNYAAVDRGIDALVKVDVPASWANAEDEVKVERNVPDFIKNIADVMNRQEGDKLPVSAFVGMEDGTFPMGTAAYEKRGIAVDVPEWQMDNCIQCNQCAYVCPHAAIRPFLLNEEEVKNAPEGFTSKKAVGKGLEGLNFRIQVSVLDCTGCGVCANTCPSKEKSLIMKPLETQLDQAKNWEYAMSLSHKENPLGTDTVKGSQFEKPLLEFSGACAGCGETPYARLVTQLFGDRMLIANATGCSSIWGGSAPSTPYTVNKDGHGPAWANSLFEDNAEFGFGMALAVKQQREKLADIVKEALELDLTQDLKNALKLWLDNFNSSEITKKTANIIVSLIQDYKTDDAKVKELLNEILDRKEYLVKKSQWIFGGDGWAYDIGFGGLDHVLASGEDVNVLVFDTEVYSNTGGQSSKATPVGAIAQFAAAGKGIGKKDLGRIAMSYGYVYVAQIAMGANQAQTIKALKEAESYPGPSLIIAYAPCINHGIKLGMSCSQIEEKKAVEAGYWHLYRYNPMLKAEGKNPFILDSKAPTASYKEFIMGEVRYSSLAKTFPERAEALFEKAEELAKEKYETYKKLAEQN; encoded by the coding sequence ATGTCGAAGGTTATGAAAACCATGGATGGCAATACAGCCGCTGCACACGTGGCATATGCCTTTACAGAAGTAGCTGCCATCTATCCTATAACTCCATCATCACCTATGGCAGAGCATGTCGATGAATGGAGTGCCCACGGCAGAAAAAATCTCTTTGGGCAAGAAGTAAAAGTCATTGAGATGCAGTCAGAAGCAGGTGCTGCTGGTGCAGTACACGGTTCTCTTGCTGCTGGTGCACTAACTACAACATTCACAGCATCACAAGGATTACTATTGATGATTCCTAATATGTACAAGATCGCTGGTGAGCTTTTGCCAGGCGTATTCCACGTTAGTGCTCGTGCGCTTGCATCACATGCACTATCAATATTTGGTGATCATCAAGACGTAATGGCATGCAGACAAACAGGATTTGCACTTCTTGCATCAGGCAGTGTTCAAGAAGTCATGGACTTAGCAGCTGTCGCACATTTGTCAGCTATTAAAAGCAGAGTGCCATTTTTACATTTCTTTGACGGATTTAGGACATCCCACGAGTATCAAAAGATAGAAGTAATGGACTATGAAGACTTGAGAAAGCTCATTGACATGGATGCAGTAAGGGAATTCAAAAAGAGAGCATTAAATCCAGAGCATCCTGTCACAAGAGGTACAGCTCAAAACCCTGACATATACTTCCAAGAAAGAGAAGCATCCAACAGGTACTACAATGCTGTACCAGAAATAGTAGAGGAATACATGAAAGAAATAAGCAAGATTACTGGCAGAGAGTACAAGCTATTCAACTACTATGGTGCTCCTGACGCTGAACGCATTGTAATTGCTATGGGTTCAGTTACAGAGACAATAGAGGAAACAATCGACTACTTGCTGAAAAAAGGCGAAAAAGTAGGTGTCGTAAAAGTACACCTCTACAGACCTTTCTCATTTAAACACTTCATGGATGCTATACCAAAGACAGTAAAGAAAATCGCTGTTCTTGATAGAACAAAAGAAGCAGGCGCATTTGGCGAACCACTTTACGAAGATGTAAGGGCGGCATTCTATGAAAGTGAAATGAAGCCTGTTATCGTAGGAGGCCGTTACGGTTTAGGCTCTAAAGACACCACACCAGCTCAAATAGTGGCAGTATTTGATAATCTAAAATCAGACACCCCGAAAAACAACTTCACAATTGGCATAGTAGATGATGTGACATACACATCGCTCCCTGTTGGTGAAGAAATTGAAACAACGCCAGAAGGCACTATAAGCTGCAAATTCTGGGGCTTTGGTTCGGACGGTACCGTCGGTGCAAACAAGAGTGCTATACAGATTATCGGCGATAATACTGATATGTACGCACAAGCATACTTCTCATACGATTCTAAGAAATCTGGCGGTGTAACAATATCCCACTTGCGCTTTGGCAAAAAGCCTATAAGGTCAACATACCTTATAAACAATGCTGATTTTGTAGCATGCCATAAACAAGCTTACGTGTACAACTACGATGTACTTGCAGGCCTTAAAAAAGGCGGTACATTCTTGTTAAACTGCACATGGAAACCAGAAGAACTTGATGAAAAGTTACCTGCTTCCATGAAGAGGTACATCGCTAAGAACAACATCAATTTCTACATCATAAATGCAGTTGACATAGCAAAAGAATTAGGACTTGGTGCAAGAATAAACATGATAATGCAATCAGCATTCTTTAAGCTTGCAAACATCATTCCTATTGATGAAGCAGTTAAGCACTTAAAAGACGCTATTGTGAAGTCTTACGGTCATAAAGGCGAAAAGATAGTCAATATGAACTACGCAGCCGTCGATCGTGGAATAGATGCACTTGTTAAGGTAGATGTTCCTGCATCGTGGGCAAATGCTGAAGACGAAGTTAAAGTAGAAAGAAATGTTCCTGATTTCATAAAAAATATAGCAGATGTTATGAATAGACAAGAAGGAGACAAATTGCCTGTAAGTGCCTTTGTAGGCATGGAAGACGGTACATTCCCAATGGGCACTGCAGCATATGAGAAACGCGGTATCGCTGTAGATGTGCCTGAATGGCAGATGGACAACTGCATACAGTGCAACCAGTGTGCATATGTATGTCCACATGCAGCAATTAGGCCATTCCTCCTAAATGAAGAAGAAGTCAAGAACGCTCCTGAAGGATTTACTTCTAAAAAAGCTGTCGGTAAAGGCTTAGAAGGATTAAACTTCAGAATTCAGGTAAGTGTGCTTGATTGTACAGGTTGCGGCGTATGCGCAAACACATGTCCTTCAAAAGAAAAGTCTTTAATAATGAAGCCTTTAGAAACGCAGTTAGATCAGGCAAAGAATTGGGAATACGCTATGTCATTATCTCACAAAGAAAATCCATTAGGAACAGATACGGTAAAAGGCAGCCAATTTGAGAAGCCTTTGCTTGAATTCTCAGGTGCTTGCGCAGGATGCGGTGAAACACCATACGCAAGGCTTGTAACACAATTGTTTGGCGACAGAATGCTTATCGCAAACGCTACAGGTTGCTCGTCCATCTGGGGTGGCAGTGCACCATCTACACCGTACACAGTAAATAAAGATGGTCATGGTCCAGCTTGGGCTAACTCATTATTTGAAGACAACGCTGAGTTTGGCTTCGGTATGGCATTGGCTGTAAAACAACAGAGAGAAAAATTAGCTGATATAGTAAAAGAAGCATTAGAATTAGATCTTACTCAAGATCTAAAGAATGCCTTAAAGTTATGGCTTGACAACTTCAACAGCTCAGAGATAACAAAGAAGACAGCCAATATCATAGTTTCGTTGATACAGGACTACAAGACAGATGACGCAAAAGTCAAGGAACTTTTAAATGAAATACTTGATAGGAAAGAATATCTTGTCAAGAAGTCACAGTGGATATTTGGCGGTGACGGTTGGGCATACGATATAGGCTTTGGCGGACTTGACCACGTGTTAGCATCTGGTGAAGACGTAAATGTTCTTGTATTTGATACAGAAGTATATTCAAATACAGGTGGTCAATCATCAAAAGCAACGCCAGTAGGCGCTATAGCACAATTTGCTGCGGCAGGTAAAGGAATCGGCAAGAAGGATTTAGGCCGCATCGCAATGAGCTATGGATATGTCTATGTTGCACAGATAGCTATGGGCGCTAACCAAGCACAGACAATAAAAGCTTTGAAAGAGGCAGAAAGCTATCCTGGCCCATCGCTTATAATAGCATATGCTCCATGTATCAACCACGGCATCAAGCTTGGAATGAGCTGCAGCCAGATAGAAGAAAAGAAAGCAGTTGAAGCTGGTTACTGGCATCTATACAGGTACAACCCAATGCTTAAAGCTGAGGGCAAGAATCCATTCATCCTTGACTCTAAGGCTCCAACAGCTTCATACAAAGAATTCATCATGGGAGAAGTTCGCTACTCTTCACTGGCAAAGACATTCCCAGAAAGAGCAGAAGCTTTGTTTGAAAAAGCTGAAGAGCTTGCAAAAGAAAAATACGAGACATACAAGAAGCTTGCTGAACAAAATTAG
- a CDS encoding NADP-dependent isocitrate dehydrogenase encodes MREKIKMANPIVELDGDEMTRIIWQMIKDMLIHPFVELNTEYYDLGLKNRDLTDDQVTVDAAYAIKKHKVGVKCATITPNAQRVEEYNLKKMWKSPNGTIRAILDGTVFRTPILVNGIKPLVKNWTKPITIARHAYGDVYKDVEYRVEKVAKAELVVTYDDNSIERQIIHQFDGPGILIGMHNIDKSIKSFAKACFNYALSQKQDLWFATKDTISKVYDHTFKDIFNDMYESEYKDKFKEAGIEYFYTLIDDAVARVIRSEGGMIWALKNYDGDVMSDMVATAFGSLAMMTSVLVSPDGDFEYEAAHGTVTRHYYKYLQGEETSTNPIATIFAWTGALKKRGELDNNKHLMKFAEKLEEASLKTIENGIMTKDLAAISELPDKKAVNTKEFLNEIKTNLEKLL; translated from the coding sequence ATGAGAGAAAAGATAAAGATGGCAAATCCTATCGTAGAGCTGGATGGCGATGAAATGACCAGAATCATCTGGCAGATGATAAAAGACATGCTTATACACCCTTTTGTCGAACTGAATACAGAATACTACGATCTGGGTCTTAAAAATAGAGATTTAACAGATGATCAGGTAACTGTTGATGCCGCTTATGCAATAAAAAAGCACAAAGTAGGCGTCAAGTGCGCTACTATAACACCTAATGCTCAAAGAGTCGAAGAGTACAATTTAAAAAAGATGTGGAAAAGCCCCAATGGTACTATAAGGGCTATATTAGATGGTACTGTTTTTAGAACACCTATACTTGTAAATGGAATAAAACCTCTCGTAAAAAACTGGACAAAACCTATAACGATTGCTCGTCACGCTTATGGAGATGTGTACAAAGATGTAGAATACAGAGTAGAAAAGGTAGCTAAAGCAGAATTAGTAGTGACGTACGACGATAATTCAATTGAAAGACAGATAATACACCAGTTTGACGGTCCAGGTATTTTGATAGGGATGCATAACATAGACAAGTCTATAAAAAGCTTCGCAAAAGCTTGTTTCAACTACGCATTAAGTCAAAAGCAAGATTTATGGTTTGCCACAAAAGACACTATCTCAAAAGTATACGACCACACTTTTAAAGACATATTCAATGATATGTACGAAAGTGAGTACAAAGATAAATTCAAAGAAGCCGGAATCGAATATTTTTACACATTGATAGACGACGCAGTGGCAAGAGTCATAAGATCAGAAGGCGGCATGATATGGGCTTTAAAAAATTACGACGGAGATGTAATGTCAGACATGGTTGCTACTGCCTTTGGAAGTTTGGCAATGATGACATCCGTATTAGTATCGCCTGATGGCGACTTTGAATACGAAGCAGCCCATGGAACGGTGACGCGTCATTATTACAAGTATTTACAAGGTGAAGAAACATCTACAAACCCTATCGCTACTATATTTGCATGGACTGGCGCATTGAAAAAGCGGGGTGAATTAGACAATAACAAGCATTTAATGAAGTTTGCTGAAAAATTAGAGGAAGCATCGTTAAAGACAATAGAAAATGGCATAATGACTAAAGATTTAGCTGCAATCTCAGAACTTCCTGATAAAAAGGCTGTAAACACCAAAGAATTTTTAAACGAAATCAAAACCAACCTCGAAAAGTTGCTTTAA
- a CDS encoding AEC family transporter encodes MVLLNGIESILPIVFIIALGYILSYKKWLDESASELFSRIVVKISLPCLMFYTVIENLERSQLSHMIFGLIAAFLSILITYLIANIFVILLKFDRKKAGLFSAIFAFSNTIFVGLPVNQALFGNKAVPYVLLYYVANTTLFWTMGLYNIRKDVENPNGDFSMYQALKKIFSAPLLGYIVGIIFILLGIKTPQFLVDTAKYIGQLTTPLSMIFIGISIYMTDLKDFKLDKNVLFLLIGRIIIAPIITILVLHLFKLNILMEKVFVIQSALPVMTQIAIVAHAYKSDQKYPSIMIAATNLLSLIVVPIYMYIISNIF; translated from the coding sequence TTGGTATTATTAAATGGAATTGAAAGCATTTTACCCATTGTCTTCATCATCGCCTTAGGTTATATTCTTTCGTATAAAAAGTGGCTGGATGAATCTGCATCTGAGCTTTTTTCAAGAATCGTCGTCAAGATCTCCCTTCCATGTCTCATGTTCTACACCGTCATAGAAAATCTTGAAAGAAGTCAGTTGTCTCACATGATATTTGGCTTAATCGCCGCTTTTTTAAGCATTTTAATAACATATTTAATCGCTAATATATTTGTAATCTTGCTGAAATTCGACAGAAAAAAGGCAGGCTTGTTTTCTGCCATATTTGCCTTTTCAAATACGATATTTGTAGGTCTTCCTGTCAATCAAGCTCTTTTTGGCAATAAAGCCGTCCCGTACGTGCTTTTGTATTACGTTGCAAATACAACGCTGTTTTGGACGATGGGGCTTTACAACATAAGAAAAGATGTAGAAAACCCAAATGGAGATTTTTCAATGTATCAGGCATTAAAAAAGATATTTTCTGCACCGCTTTTAGGATACATTGTAGGCATCATCTTCATATTGCTGGGAATAAAAACGCCTCAATTTTTGGTTGACACAGCAAAATACATCGGGCAGCTTACAACACCTCTCTCTATGATCTTTATAGGAATATCCATCTACATGACAGACTTGAAAGATTTTAAGCTTGACAAAAACGTCTTATTTTTGCTTATAGGCCGCATTATAATAGCACCCATCATAACGATACTGGTACTTCACCTTTTCAAACTCAACATTTTGATGGAAAAAGTATTCGTCATTCAAAGCGCTTTACCTGTGATGACGCAAATAGCAATTGTAGCCCATGCCTACAAAAGCGACCAGAAATACCCATCTATAATGATAGCCGCAACAAATCTTCTAAGTTTAATCGTGGTGCCAATATATATGTACATAATAAGCAATATATTTTAA
- a CDS encoding FMN-binding protein has protein sequence MKTLRKIISIAIIAVLALSLVSCKTMTKPSTQKPKPQTTPKVSYKDGTYTGAGPKWSEGSEDATVVIKNGKITSITLRRLDKSGKEINYDKWTGQKDPKTGKVYPNLKKFRVDMTNEMIKKQTYNVDTIAGATVTTTNWKIAVKNALEKAKK, from the coding sequence ATGAAAACATTAAGAAAAATCATATCTATAGCCATAATTGCAGTTTTGGCCCTAAGCCTTGTTTCATGCAAAACTATGACGAAGCCATCGACTCAAAAGCCAAAGCCTCAAACTACACCCAAGGTATCTTACAAAGATGGTACATACACAGGTGCTGGTCCAAAATGGTCTGAAGGCAGTGAAGATGCTACAGTCGTAATAAAAAATGGAAAAATAACAAGCATAACATTAAGGCGCTTAGATAAAAGCGGAAAAGAAATAAATTACGACAAATGGACAGGTCAAAAAGATCCAAAGACAGGCAAAGTATATCCTAATTTAAAAAAGTTCAGAGTCGATATGACCAATGAGATGATCAAAAAGCAAACTTACAATGTTGACACAATAGCAGGTGCCACAGTGACGACTACAAACTGGAAGATAGCTGTCAAAAACGCCTTAGAAAAGGCAAAAAAATAA
- a CDS encoding VIT1/CCC1 transporter family protein, whose amino-acid sequence MQAIEKAKKFYYDELNAKQLYSYLAKVESKKEVKELFEELSKIEANHTKFWYDFLSDRGVKLKPKVRANSLWFYKILRTLLGSRLFIILLEMQESNSTDEYYEYYKDPILTESERQGLALIIEDELEHEKNLGNQNKEANFSNIRDFILGMNDGLVEILGTVTGLSAVYQSKPLIVGASGLVVGIAGALSMAIGAYTSVRSQRQVNEGIKSKMELLFNVSKNRAKEELLNKLSESGIPDDISQEIVEKLGDNENAMANLLVEEVKENEIKSALYTGLAYLVGLFFPVIPYFFITSSSVLALILSVIFAAIALSIVGMVVSIASESLSIKNKILEMVLSGLGAAALSYLFGTFVQFVFGINA is encoded by the coding sequence ATGCAGGCAATCGAAAAGGCCAAAAAATTTTACTACGATGAATTAAATGCAAAACAGTTGTACTCTTACCTTGCAAAAGTAGAATCTAAAAAGGAAGTAAAGGAGTTATTTGAGGAACTGTCAAAGATTGAGGCAAATCATACGAAGTTTTGGTATGACTTTTTAAGCGATAGAGGTGTAAAGCTAAAACCAAAAGTGCGCGCTAACAGTCTGTGGTTTTATAAAATTCTACGGACACTCCTTGGAAGCCGCCTTTTTATAATACTTTTAGAGATGCAGGAATCAAACAGCACTGATGAATACTATGAATACTACAAGGACCCCATTCTAACAGAATCAGAGCGTCAAGGTCTCGCTTTAATCATAGAAGATGAACTAGAACATGAAAAAAATTTAGGCAACCAAAACAAAGAAGCAAATTTCTCCAATATACGAGACTTTATACTTGGCATGAACGACGGATTGGTAGAAATATTAGGAACTGTCACAGGCCTTTCGGCTGTGTACCAGAGCAAACCGCTTATCGTCGGTGCATCTGGCCTTGTGGTAGGTATTGCAGGCGCATTGTCTATGGCAATAGGCGCATATACATCTGTAAGATCTCAAAGACAGGTAAATGAAGGCATCAAAAGCAAGATGGAGCTTCTATTTAACGTATCAAAAAATAGAGCTAAAGAAGAACTTCTAAACAAGTTAAGTGAATCAGGCATACCTGACGATATAAGTCAAGAAATCGTAGAAAAATTAGGCGACAACGAAAATGCCATGGCAAATTTGCTGGTGGAAGAAGTAAAAGAAAATGAGATAAAATCAGCTTTGTACACAGGCTTGGCGTATTTGGTAGGACTTTTCTTTCCCGTCATTCCCTACTTCTTCATCACTTCATCATCGGTATTAGCATTGATTCTCTCTGTGATTTTCGCCGCTATAGCACTTTCTATCGTAGGTATGGTAGTCTCAATAGCCTCTGAAAGCCTATCCATAAAAAATAAAATACTCGAGATGGTATTGTCAGGTTTAGGAGCGGCAGCGCTGTCTTACCTATTCGGAACTTTTGTGCAGTTTGTATTCGGCATTAATGCGTAG
- a CDS encoding J domain-containing protein: MQNPYEVLGLKEGASIEEVKKAYRELVKKYHPDQYADNPLKDLAEEKLREINDAYKAIMEGESFRRDYANDRTYDSGNGSYSDSSSMYYEVINALNRNDLYAAEAILNRMADRSAQWYYLYGHVNYRRGRFGEAYNCFRTAVNMDPGNIEYREALNNMEMQRGVYQGDVYRRTMNDDCCQTLFAIWACDTCCECMGGDMFRCF, encoded by the coding sequence ATGCAAAATCCGTACGAAGTCTTAGGACTTAAAGAAGGAGCATCAATTGAAGAAGTTAAAAAAGCATACAGGGAACTGGTAAAAAAATATCATCCTGACCAGTATGCTGACAATCCACTTAAAGATTTGGCAGAGGAGAAACTGAGGGAGATTAACGATGCATATAAGGCTATAATGGAAGGAGAATCTTTTAGAAGAGATTACGCCAATGATAGAACTTATGACAGTGGTAATGGCTCGTACAGCGATAGTAGTTCCATGTATTATGAAGTAATAAATGCCCTTAACAGAAATGACTTGTACGCTGCAGAAGCTATCTTAAATCGAATGGCTGATAGAAGTGCGCAGTGGTATTATCTTTATGGCCATGTAAATTACAGGAGGGGAAGATTTGGGGAAGCGTATAACTGCTTTAGGACGGCAGTAAACATGGATCCTGGCAATATTGAGTACCGTGAAGCATTAAACAACATGGAGATGCAAAGAGGTGTTTACCAAGGTGATGTTTACCGAAGAACGATGAACGATGATTGCTGTCAGACTCTTTTTGCTATATGGGCTTGTGACACATGCTGCGAATGTATGGGCGGAGATATGTTTAGATGCTTTTAG